The following are encoded in a window of Desulfolucanica intricata genomic DNA:
- a CDS encoding phosphate ABC transporter substrate-binding protein, protein MLKKLFFIFLMVLVVFLQGCSFSILTVRDVLSIKIAGSTSMLPITEALAQYYQKKHPEIHVNVLGGDSTIGMQGVVNDIVDISALSRTLTPSEQKNLNYYVIAKDELYIIVHPQNPITKMKITQVQEIYNGKITNWRQLGGPDQVISVIAREEGSGTHSVFKDVVMSKDTNITEEAAIMPSTGAVKAAVARDRYAIGYISSNYLSKEVKTLIISHGNQESESLARSLVYVTKKQVSPQTRDFLEFATGAEAQNIITNLSRR, encoded by the coding sequence GTCCGTGATGTCCTGAGCATTAAAATTGCCGGATCCACTTCCATGCTGCCCATTACAGAAGCACTGGCCCAATATTATCAAAAAAAACATCCTGAGATACATGTCAATGTACTGGGAGGGGACTCCACTATTGGTATGCAAGGTGTGGTTAATGATATTGTGGACATAAGCGCCCTGTCCAGAACTTTAACTCCGAGCGAACAAAAAAATCTAAACTATTATGTAATTGCTAAGGATGAGCTATACATAATTGTTCATCCCCAAAACCCCATTACAAAAATGAAAATTACTCAGGTTCAAGAAATATACAACGGTAAAATTACTAATTGGAGGCAGCTAGGCGGTCCTGATCAAGTTATTTCGGTGATTGCCAGAGAAGAAGGTTCGGGAACTCACAGCGTTTTTAAAGATGTAGTTATGAGTAAAGACACTAATATTACCGAAGAGGCGGCAATAATGCCTTCTACCGGCGCAGTAAAGGCTGCTGTTGCTCGTGACAGATACGCCATTGGATATATCTCTTCGAACTATTTGAGTAAAGAAGTTAAAACCTTAATAATTAGCCATGGTAATCAAGAGTCCGAATCTCTGGCAAGGTCATTAGTATATGTTACCAAGAAACAGGTTAGCCCACAAACTCGGGACTTTTTGGAATTTGCTACCGGTGCTGAGGCACAAAATATAATTACTAATCTTAGTAGGAGATAA
- a CDS encoding LysM peptidoglycan-binding domain-containing protein encodes MKKYRVLTMVLVLGILVTSLFGCLGTSPAQAGTTTTTYLVYYVQPGDTLWVISNNYGTSVNKLVQSNNLKSSMIYVGQRLLIPLNGGRSYDSQKYVVKYGDTLYLIAKRFGTTVSKLVSTNNLKSYNIYPGQVLYIPADNSIPSPAPQNPTQPQPAPSTVSGMTADEQQMLNLVNQERAKVGLPALKSDLNLVKVARLKAQDMIKLNYFSHTSPTYGSPFDMMKQFGISYSYAGENLAGASTVQSAHTNLMNSPGHRANILSKNFGKVGIGIVDGGPYGKMFVQMFTN; translated from the coding sequence ATGAAAAAATACCGTGTACTGACTATGGTATTGGTATTGGGCATCCTGGTTACCTCGTTGTTTGGTTGTTTAGGTACAAGCCCTGCCCAGGCAGGTACCACAACTACAACTTACTTGGTTTACTATGTACAACCGGGGGACACCCTGTGGGTTATTTCCAATAATTATGGGACTAGCGTGAACAAATTGGTGCAGTCTAATAACCTAAAGTCCTCTATGATATATGTAGGGCAGCGTCTGTTAATACCTTTAAACGGTGGGAGAAGTTATGATTCTCAAAAATATGTAGTAAAGTATGGCGATACCCTATATCTAATTGCCAAACGTTTCGGTACAACTGTCAGTAAGTTAGTAAGTACTAATAATCTTAAGAGTTATAATATTTATCCGGGACAAGTCTTATATATTCCTGCCGATAATTCTATACCATCCCCGGCTCCCCAGAATCCGACTCAACCACAACCCGCTCCGTCAACGGTTAGTGGAATGACTGCCGATGAGCAGCAAATGCTGAATTTAGTGAATCAGGAAAGAGCTAAGGTGGGACTTCCGGCTTTAAAATCAGATTTGAATTTAGTTAAAGTTGCCCGCTTAAAAGCTCAAGACATGATTAAGTTGAATTATTTTAGTCACACATCTCCAACTTATGGCTCACCATTTGATATGATGAAGCAGTTTGGTATTAGTTACAGCTATGCCGGTGAAAATCTGGCGGGTGCTTCTACTGTGCAAAGTGCCCATACAAATCTTATGAATTCACCAGGTCACCGGGCTAATATCTTAAGTAAAAATTTTGGTAAAGTAGGTA
- a CDS encoding YkgJ family cysteine cluster protein produces the protein MVIKFHQQIYNALESESLKEIDLDFKFTFGCTEDCMGSCCMMIDILLDPWDVETMARYLNTSGQEFVQKYCLYEIGNGSDWPHVKLKDAASGPCTFLKEDGKCEIYPVRPRNCRTAPVGRAVRFNYDGEQVVTEEKIFMIPPTETCAGFETGRQWTVREWFQDADAFKYYKFSDHYTELINYALVKLSSRKWMSSAIARMMSPFLYGPEILRAKLGISEEEVSHEEFYLRRIKALKVILTDMAAGFGFGPLAEQFKAEGTGAMFAGSMMDRVKKILLP, from the coding sequence ATGGTCATAAAATTTCATCAACAGATTTATAATGCTCTTGAAAGTGAAAGCTTAAAAGAAATAGACTTGGATTTTAAATTTACTTTCGGGTGTACGGAGGACTGCATGGGCAGCTGCTGTATGATGATTGATATTCTTTTGGATCCCTGGGATGTAGAAACTATGGCCCGTTATCTAAATACCAGCGGGCAGGAGTTTGTCCAAAAATATTGCCTTTATGAGATAGGAAACGGCTCCGATTGGCCGCACGTTAAACTGAAGGATGCTGCAAGCGGCCCATGCACCTTTTTAAAGGAGGACGGTAAGTGCGAAATATATCCGGTGCGTCCTCGGAATTGTCGAACCGCACCGGTGGGCCGGGCAGTACGCTTCAATTATGATGGCGAACAGGTAGTAACAGAAGAGAAGATTTTTATGATTCCTCCAACAGAGACTTGTGCCGGTTTTGAAACAGGTCGACAGTGGACAGTACGAGAGTGGTTCCAGGATGCTGATGCTTTTAAATATTATAAATTTTCCGACCATTATACGGAATTGATTAATTATGCTCTTGTTAAATTAAGCAGCCGGAAGTGGATGTCCTCAGCTATTGCCCGGATGATGAGCCCGTTTCTGTATGGTCCTGAAATTTTACGGGCCAAACTGGGAATTAGTGAGGAAGAAGTCAGTCATGAGGAATTTTATCTGCGTCGTATTAAAGCCTTAAAGGTTATTTTGACCGATATGGCGGCCGGGTTTGGTTTTGGGCCGCTTGCTGAGCAGTTTAAAGCAGAAGGTACAGGGGCTATGTTTGCAGGAAGTATGATGGATAGGGTTAAAAAAATCTTATTACCATAA
- the uraA gene encoding uracil permease, producing the protein MSRREIQVEEKLPLQTALPLSLQHLFAMFGATVLVPVLFNVNPGTVLLFNGIGTLLYLLICKGRIPAYLGSSFAFISPVMVVLSKYDYSAALGGFIAVGLVFTVVALLIGVVGTKWIDVVFPAAAMGAIVAVIGLELAPVAAQMAGLLGEPGKPYIPDTKVITVSMFTLAVTVLGSVVFRGFLAIIPILIGIVSGYILSFFMGMVNTEMIATADWLAVPDIYTPSFNPEAIAIILPAALVVIAEHIGHLFVTGNIVGRDLSQNPGLSRSMLGNGLSTLLSGFFGSTPNTTYGENIGVMAITKVYSVWVIGGTAFIAVILSFVGKLAAIIQSIPTPVMGGVSLLLFGVIAASGIRMLVESKIDYSKARNLVLTSVVLIIGISGAQVQLGAVSLKGMGLATVISIALSLVLKVLDLLGLTNEAV; encoded by the coding sequence TTGAGTAGACGAGAAATTCAGGTTGAGGAAAAGCTGCCGCTGCAAACAGCTTTGCCGCTCAGTTTGCAGCATTTATTTGCTATGTTCGGAGCTACCGTGCTGGTACCGGTTTTATTTAATGTTAATCCTGGAACAGTTTTGCTGTTTAACGGTATTGGCACACTGTTATATTTATTAATCTGTAAGGGAAGGATCCCTGCTTATTTGGGTTCCAGCTTTGCATTTATTTCTCCGGTTATGGTTGTTTTATCTAAATATGATTACAGTGCTGCCCTGGGGGGGTTTATTGCCGTTGGTTTGGTCTTTACTGTTGTAGCTTTGTTAATAGGTGTGGTAGGGACTAAATGGATTGATGTTGTTTTCCCTGCTGCTGCCATGGGAGCAATTGTTGCGGTCATTGGTCTGGAACTGGCCCCGGTAGCGGCTCAGATGGCCGGTCTGTTGGGAGAACCCGGGAAGCCCTATATACCGGATACAAAAGTAATAACTGTTTCCATGTTTACTCTGGCAGTAACTGTTCTTGGGTCAGTTGTTTTTCGGGGGTTTTTAGCAATAATCCCAATCTTGATTGGAATTGTATCCGGATATATTTTAAGTTTTTTTATGGGAATGGTGAATACTGAAATGATTGCCACGGCCGATTGGCTGGCGGTACCGGATATTTATACTCCGTCCTTTAACCCGGAGGCCATTGCGATTATATTACCTGCTGCTCTGGTAGTAATTGCTGAACATATTGGTCACTTGTTTGTAACCGGTAATATTGTAGGTCGGGACTTAAGTCAAAACCCGGGCTTAAGCCGCTCAATGTTAGGAAACGGATTATCCACTTTGTTGTCCGGTTTTTTTGGTTCTACACCAAATACTACTTATGGGGAAAATATCGGAGTAATGGCTATAACTAAAGTGTACAGCGTTTGGGTGATTGGTGGGACGGCTTTTATTGCTGTTATATTATCTTTTGTAGGTAAGCTTGCTGCGATTATTCAAAGTATTCCCACACCTGTTATGGGGGGAGTATCTCTTTTGCTTTTTGGGGTAATTGCTGCTTCCGGTATTCGAATGCTGGTAGAATCAAAGATTGATTACAGTAAAGCCCGCAATTTAGTTCTTACCTCGGTGGTGTTAATTATAGGTATCAGTGGTGCTCAGGTACAATTAGGTGCGGTAAGTTTAAAGGGTATGGGACTGGCTACGGTGATTTCCATTGCCTTAAGTCTTGTACTAAAGGTGCTGGATTTATTAGGTTTAACTAATGAAGCTGTATAA
- the upp gene encoding uracil phosphoribosyltransferase, giving the protein MNNVTLLKHPVVSDRLTTLRHRDTEIELFRRALRELGFFLAMEATSKLPLVKSRVVTPLGIEVDSEELDSAKVLLAPILRAGLGFVESFLELVPRAKIAHIGISRDHDTLKAMPYLNSLPGNPEYFDAIFMLDPMLATGNSAVKALEILTEGGFKPEKIILVCAFAVQEGIKQVYEKFPAVHIVTATVDWSLNDLGYIVPGLGDAGDRLYLI; this is encoded by the coding sequence TTGAATAATGTTACTTTGTTAAAACACCCGGTGGTCAGTGATCGGCTGACAACTCTTCGCCACCGGGATACCGAAATTGAACTTTTTCGAAGGGCCTTGAGGGAGTTAGGATTCTTTCTGGCTATGGAAGCTACCAGTAAATTGCCGTTGGTAAAATCAAGGGTTGTTACTCCGTTAGGTATAGAAGTTGACAGTGAGGAGTTAGATTCGGCTAAAGTGCTGCTGGCCCCTATTTTAAGAGCAGGTTTGGGGTTTGTAGAGAGTTTCCTGGAACTGGTGCCCAGGGCTAAAATTGCACACATCGGCATTTCCAGGGATCATGATACCTTAAAAGCAATGCCTTATCTGAATTCATTGCCCGGTAATCCTGAATATTTTGATGCTATATTTATGCTGGACCCAATGCTGGCCACCGGAAACAGTGCCGTTAAGGCACTGGAAATTCTCACAGAGGGAGGGTTTAAACCGGAAAAAATCATACTGGTATGTGCATTTGCTGTGCAAGAAGGAATTAAACAAGTTTATGAGAAATTTCCTGCTGTACATATTGTAACTGCCACTGTAGATTGGAGTTTAAATGATTTGGGGTACATTGTACCCGGTCTGGGGGATGCCGGGGATAGATTGTATTTAATTTGA